The genomic window GAACCCGGCTTACCAACCCGCAGCGACCAGCACCTTCCCCGAAATCACTCAAGCCGGTGGGGCTGCCCTCCAGACGGGCATGCCCGTCTTCGGTGGTGTCGCGGGAGTGGTGGAAATTTGAAGGCGGCGTAATCTCCGGGTGAACTGAAACCCACCCAGCCGGCGGCGCCAACCGCCAGGGAGATCACGCCATGAACGACATTACCGACAGCTCGGCCTTTTCGCTACTGCCCGACACGACCGGGTATGACCCGATCGAGGAGCGCCTGCGGGCAAGCGTCCGCGCGACCATCGAGACCATGTTTGAAGAGGAACTGGCCGAGTTTCTCGGCCGCATGCGCTACGGTCGCGGCGACGAGAAGGCGAAGGGCTATCGCCACGGGCACCGCGAGCGGCAGCTGACCGGCACCTTCGGCACCGAAACGGTGCGCGTGCCCCGCGCCCGGGTCGAGGACGAGGACGGCAAGGCTGAAGGAATGGCGCTCGAAGGCGCTGCCGCGCTACCAGCGGCTGACGAAGAAGGCCGAGGCGCTGATCGCGGCGGTCTATCTTGCCGGGACCAACACCCGGCGCGTCAAGCGGGCGCTGTTCGGGCTGTTCGAGGGCGCCGTCAGCAAGGATGTGGTCAGCCGGGCCTGGCGCAAGGTGAAGGTGGACTGGGATGCCTGGTCGGCCCGCAGCCTGGCCGAAGAGGACATCGTCCGGCTGATCCTCGACGGCACCGTGATCCGGACCCGGCTGGACCGGAAGGCCACCAACATCTCGGTGCTGGCGGCGATCGGCATCCGCCGCGACGGGCAGAAGGTATTGTTATCCATCAAGAACATGGGCGGAGAGAGCACATCTGAACCGCCCCGGGTTTACCGGAGGGTGGTTTGTTCAATGACTACGCGACCATATCGAGTGAGTTCAGGTTTGCATAGAACGCCTCCTCTGCTTCTGCGGGTGGGATGTATCCGATTGGGCCAAGCAGGCGGCGGTTGTTATACCAATCGATCCATTTCAGCGTTTCCCATTCGACCTCGCGCATTGATTTCCAGGGGCCGATCTGGTTGATGACCTCTGTCTTGAACAGGCCGATGACGCATTCAGCCAAGGCGTTGTCATAGGCATCGCCAACTGTTCCAACGGAAAGGTCGATCTCGGCCTTGGCCAGGCGTTCGGTGTATTTGATCGACAGGTATTGTGATCCGCGGTCCGAATGGTGGACCAAGCTCTTGTTATCCGGCGTCTTTCTTTGCCAGATCGCTTGCTCCAGCGCGTCGAGCACAAACTGGGTCTTCATCGATGTCGAGACGCGCCAACCGACAATACGACGTGCAAAGACGTCGATGACGAAGGCCACGTAGACGGTGCCGGACCATGTGGGCACATAGGTGAAATCTGAAACCCACAGCTTGTTCGGCCGATCCGCCATGAACAGCCGGTTCACCTTGTCGTCCGGGCAAGGCAGAGACGTGTCAGGATTGGTCGTGATGACCTTCTTGCCACGGACCACGCCCCTGATGCCCAGATGGCGCATCAATCGTTCCACGGTGCAGCGGGCGGCGTCTTCACCCTGCCGTCGCAAAACATGCCAGATCTTCCGCGCGCCATAGAGCTTGCGGTTGGCATCCCAGGCCGCGTCGATCTTGAGGCTCAGGGCGGCATCCGATTTGGCCCGGGCCGAGGCCCGGTCAGGATCACGCATGATCGCCCGCCGGTCATAAAAGGTGGAAGGGGCAAACTGCAGTGCCCTGCAGATCGGCTCGACCCCGAATGCCTCTCGGCTTTCCTCAATGAAAGCAGTCATTTGCGAAACGGGCGGTCGAGCTCCGCCTGGGCAAAATACGCTGAAGCTTTGCGCAGAATCTCGTTCGCTTGCCGCAGTTCCCGGTTCTCGCGCTCAAGCTCTTTGATCCGCGCGATCTCAGCGCTGGTAGGTCCCGGCCGTTCGCCACCATCGCGCTGGACCTGTCGCATCCAGACGCGAAGGCTGTCCGTCGAACAGCCCAATTTACCTGCAATCGCCGTCAGCGCCGCAGCCTCGCTCTGATAATCATCGCGGTGTTCCATCGCCAGCCGCACCGCACGCTCGCGGAACTCAGGTGAATACGGCTTCGAGGTCTTCTTCTTTGAGGTCTGTTCCATAACGGGCAATTCTCCGAGAGTTTTGCCCTCCGGTAAACCCGGGGCGGTTCACATCTGCCTGGCGCCAGTTCCTCGACGACCTTGATGCCCGCGGTCTGAAGCGGCCCGAGTTCGTCATTGTTGACGGCGCCCCCGGATTGGAAGCCGCTCTGGTCGCGCTGTGGGGCGAGGCTCTGCCGATCCAGCGCTGCACGGTCCACAAGCACCGCAACCTGCTGGCGCACGCGCCCAGGCACCTGCACGACGAGCTGACCGAGGACTACCGGGACATGATCTGCGCCGACACCGCCGCCGGGATCGAGACCCGCCGCAAGGCATTCCTGCGCAAGTGGCAGCTCAAGTGCAAGGCCGTTGCCGACAGCCTTGAAGAAGCAGGGGACCGGCTCTTCAGCTTCACCCGCCTCGATCCCTCGCAATGGAAGTCGGCCCGGACCACCAACGCCATCGAACGGCTGAACGAGGAGTTCCGCCGCCGCGTCAAGACCCAGACCGTGCTGCCCTGCGCCGAGACCGTGCCGATACTGCTCTGGGCGCTGCTGGCATCCGGCCAGATCCAGATGCGCAAGGTCGACGGCTGGGAGACGCTTTCCCAGCCCCTCGACCCGATACCTCTTGACCTCGCAGCTTGAAAAACTGAACCTTCACATGCCCGGAGTGAGCCGCCAGGGAATTTCCACAGCATTCGCGACATGACCCCACCAGCAGTTTGGCCTCGAGCAGCATGTCGGTCGCGCGGCGCGAAACCTGGTGCAGCGTCGATGCTTGCAGAGACGGGCTGCGGGCTTCCATGGCCCGCAGCAGGAGGTCGATCGCCCGCTTACTCAAGGACGTCGCCTTGGTCATTGTCGTCTTTCAGGATGCCCCAGAGGCGCAGGTACTTCTCGCCGATCAGGCGCTCTTGCGGCGTCATGTCCTTGAGGTTGCAGCCATGCGGCATCGTGACGGTCAGGGCCAGAGATTTGCCGCGACCGCCCGCAGGGCCGGGATGAAATCTGATGGTGAAGCGCGCGCGGGTAACCACCCATTCCGGCACGTCGCCTGCGTGACCGAAAACATGGGCACCGCCTCCGATGTCCAGTCCGATCCGGTGTTCCGCCTTCTGCCAGATCGTCCGGTCGGCGCCCAACATGGATTCGAGCGTGATGCGTTCCTTCGAATCCCCGAGATCCATCAGGCGCAATTCCTTGACCGTCACGCTTTCGATCCCATCGGCAGGGTCGGCCGGGAAGTCGAAAGGCCGGAACAGCATGCTGAGGTCGTATTCGCGCAGCGGCAGCGTCTGCTCCTCCGTAAGGGTAATGCCCAGCAGATCGCGTGCCATAAAGCGGGTGAGATCGATCCGGTCTTCACGGGTCTTGGCCACGACCTCGATCGCGCCGGTTGCGGCCTCGTAGGTGAGGGCAGCCTCGAAGACCGGTTTCACGATCCGGCGCGACAATGTGCTGTTGGAATCGAAGCCCAGCATGTCCTCAGGGCGTCCTTCCCGGTAGACCGCGACCTGGACGAGCTCACATTCTTCACCCTCGAGGATCACCCGGTGGCGGTCGAAGATGTCGACATGGACGTTGGGCGTTTCAAACCGCGCGCGGATTGCCGCCGTAAACGCCGCGAGCGAGATCGGATCCTTCTTCACCTCCAGCTCGGCATCAACACCAAACCCGCTCCAGGATCGCGTCCGGCGCCGCTCGTCGTTGTAGCGCACCTCTTCCGCCAGGCGGAACCGATCAGGCTCCTTCAGAAAAACCCACAGCGAGCGATTGTTGGCTCCCTCCAGCGTGTCGAAGACAGCGCGGTTCTGCACGACGTTCAGCAGGGCGTTCTGCCCCGGTTCATCAGCGAGAGCCGCGACACGGCCGGCATCGAGGACCACCCGCTGCTTTTCGTCGTCGGACATGCCGTCCACGGCCTTGATCAGCGGCTCGACGACGTCCGACTCGGGCTTGGTCCAGTCGATGGGCGAAAGAGAGGTGAACCCACCGGCAGCGAAGTAATCCTGCAAACGGGTGACGGGGGTCTTACGGAGGAAGGCGGCGATGGCGGTCATACGGGGCCCTTTCTTGGCCGGGAGGAGATAGGAATCAGCACAGCGCGATACGCTTGCGTTCGATATATATCGAACGAGCCGTCGAGTCTACTTGCGCCGCACGTTTTTGTTCGGCATACCGAACGCGCTTCCTGAAACCAAGGAAATCAAGGATGGAACGATGACCACGTCCCTCGGCGCCAAGATCAAGCGCCACCGTCAGGAAAAGGGATTCTCCCTCGACAAGCTCGCCGAGCTTACCGACTCGAGCAAGAGCTACATCTGGGAACTGGAGAACCGCGATACGCGCAAACCGTCAGGCGAGAAGCTGACCCGAATCGCCCAAGCTCTCGATGTCACGACCGATTACCTCCTCGATGACAGTGAAGAGCCCGGCGACGAGGTGTTGAAGGAGGCTTTCTTCCGCAAGTTCAGCAAGCTCGACCCCGACGATCAGGCCAAGATCAACCAGATGATCGACATGTGGGGGAAAAAGGATTGAGTCTGCCTGCGACGCCCAAGGG from Paracoccaceae bacterium Fryx2 includes these protein-coding regions:
- a CDS encoding helix-turn-helix transcriptional regulator produces the protein MTTSLGAKIKRHRQEKGFSLDKLAELTDSSKSYIWELENRDTRKPSGEKLTRIAQALDVTTDYLLDDSEEPGDEVLKEAFFRKFSKLDPDDQAKINQMIDMWGKKD
- a CDS encoding IS3 family transposase (programmed frameshift), with the translated sequence MEQTSKKKTSKPYSPEFRERAVRLAMEHRDDYQSEAAALTAIAGKLGCSTDSLRVWMRQVQRDGGERPGPTSAEIARIKELERENRELRQANEILRKASAYFCPGGARPPVSQMTAFIEESREAFGVEPICRALQFAPSTFYDRRAIMRDPDRASARAKSDAALSLKIDAAWDANRKLYGARKIWHVLRRQGEDAARCTVERLMRHLGIRGVVRGKKVITTNPDTSLPCPDDKVNRLFMADRPNKLWVSDFTYVPTWSGTVYVAFVIDVFARRIVGWRVSTSMKTQFVLDALEQAIWQRKTPDNKSLVHHSDRGSQYLSIKYTERLAKAEIDLSVGTVGDAYDNALAECVIGLFKTEVINQIGPWKSMREVEWETLKWIDWYNNRRLLGPIGYIPPAEAEEAFYANLNSLDMVA